acattttgtttctaaACTATCTCAAAAATATAATCTTAAAAGCAAAATAAGAGGTTAATTGAGTAAGAGAGTGAGGTTAGGATAAACTTAATTAAAACTAAGCTGAACAATAGAACTAAAATTGCTTTGTagataattaatttttactttcaagttacaaccaaatatctactaaattgtccataattttctttaaatCTGGCTCTAagcttaaccttaacctcaacccaaaacctaaacccaaccctcccCCTggtccaaaccctaaccccgACTCCATCACTGTTTAGAATCTGAGTTTAagcagatagtttgttaacaatttgaacatctgtagagaATCTATAGGGGgctatagtggactatccaaatgaAGTGAGACCCAATTTGttaacaaatgaaaaaagagcTTTTATGACCACAAGAAATTCCCCCTTATTTACAGACTGTTTACAGCTGTCCTCTCTCTAGCTAGAAGATGGTCGTTTGTCTTCTACCTGTGACAGCAAAGATCAAGCCTGTTGATATGATAAAGAAAAGGTCTCCATGCTGGAAATCCGACATGAATCTGACTGCATATTTTCAGAAATAGGAGAGTTGCAGATTCTCTTCTCTCCAAAAATCCATTTTGACAGTTTTAACACGTGCAACATGAACTCCAGGGTACAGCTGGAGGACACATTCTTCCCCCATCCCTCCCCTAATTtcacctaatcctcaccctgacACACTCAAATTCATAGCTGTCCGCTCTTAGCCCAGTTTTAGGGGCTTATCCTCACCTGACCTCTTTATTGCAGAAGTTGTTTGAGCCCCATGTGATAGGATGGAGAGCTCCTTTCCTCATCAACAGTCTATAGACGAGCcgttattgtcattattattactgtaactCAACCATATCGGCTCGCTTGTTCCTTTTTATTACTTTTCTCTTGGAAATGGACAGACTGTGTTCATGTTATGCTGGAACTATGTAAACAAAACAGCCCAGTGTGCGTGTGGGTCACTTGCTTCAGTTCCAAACAGCAGAACTCAACCCCTCTCTGGCAGCGAGGGAACGTTTCCTAATAAAGTTTCTCCATAAAGCTTCCAGAAAAACATGTGgctctctgttctgtctgtgACGACGGCTGCCTGTCCGTGTGCAAAGACCAGAATCTCCCACTCGTGACCACATGCAGCATGAAAACGTCGCTTTCTGTCTCCAAAACGGCGAGTTCTTGCTCTGCTGACACACACCACCATCTATCTTCTCAACTCTTTCAGTTCTACGTGGGAAAGTGCGGGGTTCCCTCTTGGTATTTCCCAGTGCATGTGGGTTTTTCTTACCCACCGgtaatcatttttacagcatttgaatATTATGTCGAGTTTCTATTCCACATCTGAACAACCAAATAAACACTTTCCTTGTTTTAGCTTCGGTTAGCTGGAACAGAGCTcattctgtggtgtgtgtgtggcacaTTTGGCCTGCTAACTATGCTATCTTTAGCTTAGACAAAATGCTTAGCTTAGCCAAAAagaacagctttattttttctgtctGGCAGTCACTCGACTTCTGCTTTTTCAGACATTTGCTTTTATCATCTACACTTGCTTCAGCAGGGACAGTTAGTCAGAAACAAACCTGTACTACAGCGTGTGGGACTCTTTTACAGGCTTTTCTGTCCCTTGTTAATATATGACTTCCTCTATGCACAGAGGAGCTCATATatcaacaatgtccagaaacactgccaacttctctgggctaaaatTTATCTGTGATGGATTGATGTTCAGTCACATTGTGTACAGTGGTCCGAAAAGTCCACCTTTatgattgtttatggaaataatcgttgtgttctctgggcccTAAGAAGAAATGgaccagattgttaccagtgtaatgTTCAAAAGCCGGAGGTGGGGGTATTAGTGCCAATGGCAGGGGTAACATCAGTGAAGTCACCATTACTGCTGAGGGGTACATATGCAGTTTGGAACGACATATCAGATATATGAAAATGCTGCTcgacttcactccctcagattTGAATCATCATCTGAACTTGTGTCAGTGCTTCAGTTAGCTAGAATCCAACAAGTTCTGTGGTCAGTAGAGTTAGCTAAGATAATTCAGCTCATCTCTCCTAGttagcagcactgtttaacatGTATTGGTtgttaaatatatgaaaacCATGTTCATACCATATTATACCATTATATTTAGAGGCCATTTGAATGAAAGAAATGGATTCCGCCCAACTCTAGTGCTCACTACATGGCTTTAGCCCCAAATTTTCAATTTCAGgcaattttttttatctgtgaCAAATCCCTCTGCAGTTAAATTAGTGCTCAAGCTCATCACTTGTCAAGTGTGAGTTCAGAAATTTGGGAGATTGTCTTGTTGCACAGACTGAACTGTGAATTATTGACTGATGGTGCTACTGAGAGAAAGGAAACCGTAATGGTTAATGGTTGATTAGCTAGATTAAACACATGGGTCATTATCCATTTGGAGGGAAACCACGCAATAAAGGTTTCAGGGcttaaaaagaggtttaaaataTCAGACACAGGTCTAAAAGTTGGTATGTACATTTGTAGACAGTTGAGCTAAGATTAAATAACACTTTTCCCTCATGAttctcagatttttctttttcatcctGTTTCATAGTCAAtctgcatctgtaaaacagctcatAACAAAGTTTTCAAACCATTTTTTACATGAAACAGtatttttaagatgtttaaaggttcactggtgttatcaggactcttattttacattttaacacagtatttttagctctattaaactgcttctttgggtcaAGACTCATCAGAGAACATCTCAagttatatatgtaaattatgtatatatatatatatatatatatatacatacatacatacatatatatatatatatatatatatatataaaaatgtataattttgtttttcaggcaGCTCAGAACTTTTGTGTCACCAATGTTTTGTGCTTTCGCTGGGTAATtaatattttgtcaaaataatgacgtaaatatcatttttattactgatttaaaatagttgcacaaggtcacctgatTTACAATGAGTCAGCCAATTTAcagaatcctcagttttaacctgAATGACActgagtcaccgtcactggtgttacaccatattcatataacaaatatgtttggaattTAGATCAGGTATTTATAATGTCAAGTTAGCATTATAAAGAAAATTtcaagaaaaatattttaaaaatataaccaAAACATATCTCAACCCACATTCAGGTCTTCACTAAGATTCATCAACACCTGTTTTCGAAAGTTGCTACCTGCAGCATCGCAGCTAGACTGTGAAGTTTTATCAGGTTTTATAGCTCAAAGCAAGTGTCcaaaaccacatcaacaagtcaGCACCACCTTAAGACCTGGAGTGTTTCTGAGCATGTTTcggtgactactgacttctagtGTCTTAGCAACGCACCAGTgctaaactgaagaagcaaaatttTGACTCTAAACATGTTTCAGCCGATCAACTACATCTGGGTTGAGTGgaaaactgtgtacatttgaCAATAAATGTTTCATTAGAATGGTACTAATGGAGCCCCACACAGTAAGATCTGATTTTGCTCTGATTTCATGAAgatttcataaacatttcaaagcGCAACATCTCGTCTCAAGCTGAGCCAGGAATAAATTATACAAATAACCATAGGTTGCAGTCCTAGTGTCTACTTGGCCTTACCTGCAGAAAACTCCGATGCCATCCAGTACATAGCATTGGCCTCCGTTGAAGCAGTAGCTAGGCAGTGTGTCGCACTGCGACCTGCAGGTGCCATTAATGCGAACGTAGCCGAGCCGACAGTCAGCGCCGTTGCTGGAGATTCCTACACGTGGGCCTTCTTCCTTCGTGGGGTTGAAGGGGCTGGGGAAGCGAGGTTGGAAGGGTCTGGGTGGAGGCGTAGTGGTTAGTTCATCTTCGTATGTCTCAGCAGTGGTACTGTACTCGTCCGAGGGAGAAGACACGGTATCATCGTACGGAGTGAGGTAGTCATAGTTATCCGGCATTGCCCAGGCAGTGGGGTCACGACCTTGAAACTCATGGGCAGAAGGGGAAGGTGAGAAAAGCTCCTTGCGGGAGTCGATGTCAAATTTCACGGTCACAGGTTTGGAAGGGGGAGCAGCAGGGGACTGGGTGGTCAGGGACTCCTGGCGGTCCAGGTCTTCCACAGTGGTCTCCATGGTTACTTTCGGGACATGCCAGGATGACTCTGTGAAAACATGCGGCCTCAGTTCCTCCTCTTCCATGAAGTTGTCATGAGGCAGTAGGTGGTCAGTTTCTGCAGAATCTTGGCTTATTTTTGGACTTCCCATGTCTACAGTTTCTGCAGTGGTCTCTTCAGGTGCGGAAGTGACCACTGGAAATTCCTCTAACGGCTCACCACTGCCCTGCTCACCTCCATCTCTAGGCTTACGTCCAGCTCGGAGGTGAAGGAACATATTGCCAACCGATTTGAAAGCTTCTGTCATTTCATTCAGCTTCGCCTCTTCAACCTCTGCTAGCAGCGAGGTCCTATTCATTGCACTTGCACTGGCTGACTCAGTACCGTTTTCCATCACTGAGTTAGCTGTGAAGAGAGGGAACAAGTCAAAATTAGTAGTTTTCAATTGTACAGCTTAATGTTGAAACCATCAACAGGCAGAATCATGCTAGCTTTAAGGTAAGCTAAGTCATATAACAATGTTAAGACCATTCAGCTAAATAAGTTAACTTATCTTGCATAAAACAGTCTGATTAATCAAGACTGTACAGTGTTTGTATTTGCAATTACAAGATAAAAATTAACACACTGGTACATTTGCCATCATATATATTGCTTCATTAAAGTTTGCTAAAAGATCTGAGGTAAAAGATGACATGTGCTCTTCAGTATAGTACTAGTTTTTGCTAGCATTGGCTCATCCGAAGGGGCACCGCCCATCACTAAAAACTAGAACTTATTGAACTTCAATGTCCAGCAGCTACACAATTTTCCTGGTCTTCATATAACTGTGTTGTCCAGAATTTTGTCAAAATTTATCTCTATTTATGAAACATCTTCTAAAACCagtttatttttcaataataatGAAGCATGTTTTCACATGTGTGATTCACTCAACTGTGTGATTCTACATCTCTGATAGCGGCTTATATCGGTCCGCTATCTTAATAAGGTTGGCACCCcgctgactgtttgccactgctggtccaccctcagactacccagattactgtcctgcatacaagctctaactagtttgtaatctcctcaaacagatttgaaatgcacagagacttttattttgtaaaataaacttacaaacaactgagagagaAGAATAATGACTAGGCCTaagataaaatgattttatagtaAAATGTTGCTGATGCTGTGCTGGATTAAAATTacttactaaactaatttacagattataacaaaagaaatgaataaataaattggactgtaaatggaaaatgagCGATGATGAGTAGGATTTTGTCTATTACTCTGCATCACCACTGGTGGGCCATCcagaaaatgctgagcaaaatGCCAGTGGATCACCAGCTCTGCCATCAGTGAGCCAACAGTGgtccactatcctcttgctacCAGGGATTGTCCTCTGTGCTCATTAACCTTTCAGTCTGTTGGCTCATGTGCTAGGCTAACAGGCATCCCTAGCTGAAAGCTTTGAACGGTAATAAATGAATGTAGGTCAGAATTTTGCAAACGATCAGTTACAGAGTACAGAAAAAACTGCAGTCAAATAAATTTTATGAATACAAAGTATCTTAAATATTCCTTAGCATCAAGTAACAGCAACCATGCTAACCCATTAGCAAGCTGCCATGTTTCTCCCTTcattgttagccacattagcactCCTAGATGAAGTGTTTCTATTACTTCCAACAGAGTAAGTCTCAGATTTCTTTCCAAAGCTTCTTTAGAAAGCCTTGGATTAAGTGTAATAATTTTACTAATGTACTCAGCCGGCGATGAGTTGAGATTAGGGATTAGGGATGGGTAGCTAGCGGCAGCAGGGTTCCCCATGGGGAGTCAGACTGTGATCTGCTGAGGAGACGGACACCATCCTTACCCAACTGGGCTTCAACCTGCCCTAAATTGACAGAGTGTAACACAAACTAGTAAGCCCAGCTGAAAAAAAGAGCACACTCCAGCTTGAGGGTCCATGCAGTGATGACCATGTGCTTATTTTGTGACCTATTGCATTACTGGCCCATGCTGTATTTTTCTTGcaatttatttttccaaaaaatcaTGGTTCTATGTTCCAAAAAAATTACTTGAACATTTTTCACACAACCCTTTTCAACCTCTCTGTCACGTCTGCAGCCAGTCCGCATACGGACGGAAATTGCATTACCCATTATTCCTGTTCTGatcttgtttgtgttttgactTCCTTTGACTGCCCTTGCCTGTTATGGTCGCCTTTCTTGTTCTGCTGTGTTTCCTGGATTTGACCCATGCATGTATCCTAACTACTCTCTGCATCTACGATTCCACAAGTAAAGTTTCACTTTTGTTCTTAAGCTGCAAGCATCTGCTTTCTGGTTTCATGTCACAGAATACTTTGCCTATCATGCAGACAGCGGACCCAGaagcttttcaaaaagctttgaCAGAGCAAGGACAACTACTTGGCAGACATCAGCAGGTTCTTTCTGGCGTTACTCACTCACTAGAATCACTGGCTCACCAGCAAGTGGAACAACAGTCACAGCTAGCTCAGCTAGTCACCAGTGTCAAGGGACTAAGTAGCCAACTACAAACTGTAAGTCTGACTGAACTTGATCTTAACATCGCTCCTCCTATGGCTTCTGCATCCAGTCCATTTGTTCCCTTCCCAGTGAGTAAGCAAGATAAGTTCGACAGTAACCCAGATAAATGTCAGGGCTTTCTGTTGCAATGTTCCGTGTTCTTTGATAATTCCCCCGCTAGTAATGACCAAGCTAAAATTTCGTTCATTGTATTGAGGTTATCTGAGAAAGTAATAGAATGGGCCACAGCCAGCTGGGATCGGATCACCGTATGACATATGTTCAATTTCTTAAGGACTTTAAAATGGTGTTTGACTGTGCTATAGACTTAATAGAAAACCTTACATTCCCCAAAGCCCGAGTATATCCTCTGACCCAAGAGGAACAAAAGGCCTTAGATGTATATATCCAGGAAGCATTAGCTCAAGGGTTCATTAGACCTTCTACTTCTCCCATCTCCTCcagttttttcttcataaagAAGAAAGATGGAGGTCTACAGTCATGTATAGACTACTGTGCTTTAAATCAAATTACTAAACCTTATCCCTATCCTCTCCCCTTCGTTCCTGTAGCCTTAGAATAACTAAAAGGGGCCAAAATCTTCACCAACCGTGATCTCAGAAATGCTACTAATTTAATCAGAGTCAGAGAGGGAGATGAATGAAAGATGGCGTTCATGACCACTAGGAGGCACTACGAGTACTCCATGATGCCCATTGGGCTCTCTATAGCGCCCTCTGTCTTCCAGTCCCATATTAATGAGGTGCTCCAGGACTTGTTGGGACAGTTTGCGATTGCATATTTAGATGACATTCTCATTTACTCTCCAGATATGGAAACTCATGTGCAGCAGGTCTGCACCATCTTGAACCATTTGCTAGAGCACGATTTGTTCGTTAAACAAGAGAAAAGTGTGAATCTTAACTCTGTAGATTTCAATAGGATACATCATTTGTGAGCAGGGAGTACTCATGGACGATCATAAAGCAGATGCTGTAGTGAACTGGCCCTTTCCCATTTCCGTAAAGGAGTTACAGAGGTTTCTAGGTTTTGCTAATTTCTATAGGAGATTCATTAGGAATTTCAGTACTATTGTGGCTCCCCTCACCTCTCTGCTCAACGGGTCTCCTAAAAAAATTTGGTGGACTGAGCAGTCTGAGATGGCATTAAAGAGGCTTAAGGAGGTCTTCACCACTGCACCCATTCTTAAACATCCTGATCCTCAACAACCGTTTGTAGTGGAAGTAGATGCATCTGAGACTGGGGCTGTTCTGTCGCAGAGAATCAGTAATCTGCCTAAACTTCATCCGGTAGCTTTCTATTCGCAAAAAAAGTGGATGCGCTGTCCAGAATCTATCAGCGAGACAGTGCTAGTTCTAAGACTGAAGGACTTAAAAGCATTCTCCCCCCTGAAGTCAACATATCTTCGATATGTTGGGAAATAGATGAAGCTATTGAAGCTGCACTAGAGAACACCCTGTTCCCTAGTCTGTGTCCTTCTGGAAAGTTGTATGTTCCCTCTCCATTTTGTAATCAGTTAATAACATGGGTGCACTCCTCAATCACTAGAGGCCATCCAGGGGAAACATGAACCCATCAACTCTTGTTGAATAGATATTGGTGGGAAACGATGGTTAAAGACATCCATTGCTTTGTTCAGTCCTGCTCTACATGCTCGCAATGTAAGACCCCAAAGACCCTACCTGCAGGAAAGTTGATGCCTTTACCAGTTCCCGCTAGACCATGGTCTCATAATGCCATAGACTTTATGACTGATCTCCCTGCATCACAGGAATTCAGTACAATCTTGACAGTTATTGATTGTTTTTCTCGAAGAGTCCAATTTATTCCATTTAAGAACATTCCTAGTGCCGTGGAAACAGCAGAAGCTTTATTTAaccacattttggactttttggAATCCCAGAGGACATTGTTTCTGACAAAGGACCCCAATTTAGATCCCAGGTCTggtctgctgtttttttttaacacattagAGTCTCGATCAGTTTAACATCAGGGTATCATCTGCAAGCTAATAGACCATGCATAAGGATGAATCAGGAATTGGGGAGGTTTTTACGTGTATTTTGTCACGAAAACCCAGTGTACTGGAGTCGATTTCTGGCATGGGCAGAAATTTGCACAGAACTCAGTGACCAGTTCTGAAATTTGCTTGACTGCTTTTCAGTGTTGTTTAGGTTACCAACCACCCTTGGCACCTTGGACACCTCCACCAGTGGTGATAGACGGGGCCCCATGGATGGTGTGCTACAGTAtctggaggactgggagggttATGGTCCCGAGGAGCAGTTTTGGGTGCTGGCTAAGGACGTATTGGACCCTGCGCTCATAGCGGATTTCCATAGCCAGCACCCAGAGAAGCCTACTTCGTGTCCCAGTGGTCACCCTCGAAAGGGGTTCCCTGTCTTCTTTCCAGATCGGTTGAGGAATCCTTATGGTTGAAGCCCGTCCGTCCAGCACCTCGGCAGCTCTGGGAATGCCCCTGTTCAGACATCCCGTGGGGGGCTCAGTGGTCATCCTGGTCGCCCTCGTACCAAGGCCCGCCAGGACTCTTTGGAGGGGGTACTGTCACGCCTGCAGCCAGTCTGCATATGGACGAAAACTGCATTACCCAGAATTCGTTGCAGACTCATGAAGAGGAGCTATTCCCGTTGCTACTGTTTCTGGACTcagactccaattcccagaatccTCCACAACATCACATGACTCCGGACATTTCCTCCTCTACCTATCAGCGATCTAGATCGCCTGAGTTCTAATGTTCCACAGCTGTGGGTATATCACATGACCTGTTtagttagtatataagcccgggctttagcatAGGTTCCTTGCGAAGTATTGCTTTCCTCTGAGAAACTACTCAGCGAAGTCAACTACTGATATGTCGCTGCTTTTGATATATCGCTGCCATCTCCATGtcgtttctcagtttttgacataatttgaaaaaaactgTTGCTCTTtagattgtgtgtaaatttcatgatgaaaggaccaaaagaaatggcccaaaatgacatgagaaaaagtctggttccattgacttacattgaaagtaaagtaggcttttCCTTTCTTAttaagttaccatttcggagatatgaagttttgagctctgttctgactgtaCGGCTTATTCAAAAAATTagtctggactgaaacactctcACAAGTTCAGCGtgagtgggcagagctaaactgctgtaggctagaTATGTAGCTGTGGACTGTACTGACCGGAGAGTGAACAATATGTTTTTGAAAGTTaggtaatgtttattttactacataaaaatgttattaatttaataattccccatgtttttcatgatatgggccctttaaagcagcTTTGATGGTCTATCTACTGGTTTTTATCCAAGAGTATTCATGTTTATCAAAAAGGGCAGCTGGACCGGAGCAGCTGGAGCTGCCAAGATATTTTCTGGGTCTCAGAAACTCAAATCTGGTCAGACGGTCAGATATTGCATTCCTTTTATAGATATTTTTGATTTTGCTAAAACGTCTGGGACAGTATTACTGCCTATTGTCTATCAAGCATTCACTGTGCATAAAACACATGTGCCAGATGTGCTTGTTTTTGGCTTTTGGAGAAGAAGGTTGAACTTCTTGATTGGCCCAGCAGCACGCACACTCTCCACTTCTGCAAAAGGCATCATGTGAAGCCTAATCCAAACagctgtttgtgtgatgtttaagTGTCTAGCACAGCGCTGTTAGGTAATGACTTGTTCTCCACAGCTAGGCTAACTCCCACTCCTGCTGCTCTGACAACTACCATCAGGTCCTTCAGCTCCTTACTGGCTCTCAAGAATGTGTCCATGCCGATTTTGTTCCTTTCAAATTAAAGGCAGATAAACTAGGAGCTTCTTGGATGCGACAAAAGAGCCTCTAGAGTCCAGACATGCCTGGTCTGGGTTTCATTAGTGGAAGTAAATCACTAGCATCATATTTCAGTGACACATCTGATAAAAAGTCAAAAGTGTGTTTTGACGCTACTATACTCTGCTGAAGAATCTTCGGCCTGGATTACTCCAgtttcactcaaacacacaccagTCAGCCTCATGCATATTTTTTCGAGGTTTACATCAGAACCTGTGACTACACTTGTCAAcaccagcaaagacaaacaaATTATCTTTCGATTAAAACCGTCTCTCGCAGCACGGCCTGTCAAACAAATTAGATCAGCGAGAGCCATCTGGCAGCGGCCACAATACAGGAAATAAGCTGTAAGAAactgagagggaaaaaaagactgACTTCATGCAGTAAAACTGGCTTCTtacaatatataaacaaatcaCACTTATTAATCAGGAAAGTGAGCAATTTTCCATGACAACTGCACTCGTCTCAAAACAGTACAATGATTTAAAAGCTGGTGGAAAGAGAACCAGACATGATCCTCTCCTTAACCCAGACATAACTGATGATAATTTTAGCTCATTGAGTGTCCTATGAGACTAATGATGCTAACGAGGAAGCTTATACTTCACCAAATAGCaaaaaattatcttaaatatagtcaataaatctaatatctcTCCTACTATATCCTATATCTACTGTTATATATGAAACtaaatttaagattatttacctAATTACTTgacatttttcacttgttttcagtcattttattaagtaaaattatctcgctatattggcagataatttggcttgttgtatgaaatgtgcttgaaaccagtagaaaaaagtgaaaaatgcctagtaaaaaagctaaataatCTTGGAGtcagtgcacaaccatctcaaaaggAGCTATCATctatgactttacatctacaaggtagactgacaaggtaggagtgtcaaATAGAGTAGACAGTGAAtagagtcagagacgacagctcatctgctgctacacagtttgtgttggtcatcctctagtccttcatcagtggtcacaggatgctacACACAGGTcgctgttagctggatatttctgtgtctgatccactcagtccagcgcaacacaccaccaccatgtcattGTTACTACAGAGCTGAGAATGACTCACCATCCAAAGACTACCtcctctgtgggggtccatgggggtcctgaccactgaagaacaaggtaacaaagtatgcaaagtAACAGTTGGACTacggtctgtaattgtagaactagaCAGTGACATTATTTAGTCAGtggctgataaagtggacagtgagtggagatacaaggaggtggatTTGTGAGACTAATCATGAGATCAAACATGACTATAAAGACTCAAATCAGTGCCTCCGTAACTGTCTGATGTTCCGTTGTACCTGTTGTGATGAACCAAAAGCACGTCAGATCATCTGCGCTCTGAGTGGCCAATCTATTTCAGTCATAATCACGTTATAAAGTTCCACCTTCAGAGACGAAGCAGTCACTTATCCGGAGCCAGAAAGCCGAGCTGTATCTGGGCTGAGGCTTCATTTAATTACAGCTCGCCCTTAATGCACAATCACTATTCACCCTCAGCGAAGACAGCTGGCTCGAACCCACGGAACAGCATAATTCACGAAGCTGCTGCATCCTTAACACTCAGAGAGGTCACCTTTACACTAACGAGGCGCACTGACTCAAAGTCAGGAGTTTTTAAGGAATAGTTGGTCAGAGCATCACATTTACCGGAACACTAAATGGAATCAATCGGTCAAGACAAATATTGAAAGTTCACACTCActaattagcatgatgctaaatATACGCCTAAATAGTGTGAAGTAATCTCTATTATACAACCGTTTGTTCTGCCCATGCGAGCTgattgagaagcgttctaaccgtgctgttagATAAACACTGTGTCACTCCGCTGAGACTAAACATAGACTAAAATACATTAGCATagcttaacaaccacctggaagccTGGATTCTGCCCATACAGTGTGCTAAATGCAGTATCAGCTTTGGTTAGTTACATTAGCTACATAAGCCTTGtagctggtgtgtttggggtggaAAATAAtatgaattagattttttgtcaATTAGTTCCAAAAATAGAGCAAAACCACCCAGTAATATCAGCAAAGTTTGAGAAAAGTTTGTTTTATATCAAACTGCTTTCAGATTAGAGatcttttggaaaatggttctcaatagcacccaaaaagggtagcttgacattgtaatgatcacgcttaaaaaagatgattcttcaaggtttctttagtaaaggcagtggtgctatttaga
This portion of the Pygocentrus nattereri isolate fPygNat1 chromosome 24, fPygNat1.pri, whole genome shotgun sequence genome encodes:
- the cspg5a gene encoding chondroitin sulfate proteoglycan 5 isoform X6 — translated: MGSWSGCCGRVAAVAALCALLAAAHANSVMENGTESASASAMNRTSLLAEVEEAKLNEMTEAFKSVGNMFLHLRAGRKPRDGGEQGSGEPLEEFPVVTSAPEETTAETVDMGSPKISQDSAETDHLLPHDNFMEEEELRPHVFTESSWHVPKVTMETTVEDLDRQESLTTQSPAAPPSKPVTVKFDIDSRKELFSPSPSAHEFQGRDPTAWAMPDNYDYLTPYDDTVSSPSDEYSTTAETYEDELTTTPPPRPFQPRFPSPFNPTKEEGPRVGISSNGADCRLGYVRINGTCRSQCDTLPSYCFNGGQCYVLDGIGVFCRCNIQDYMWHKGARCESVITEFQVMCIAIGASALTVLLLFMIIVCFAKKLHVLKTENNKLRKRSKYRPSSEQHNDNFSLSTIAEGSHPNKTMSRYTWECKTKEESGCEDDPNAQNKLEDPVKAPPPKEDESLNIQNSLTPKHENHKMLGEENSSEVNSLQNNMM
- the cspg5a gene encoding chondroitin sulfate proteoglycan 5 isoform X2, with translation MGSWSGCCGRVAAVAALCALLAAAHANSVMENGTESASASAMNRTSLLAEVEEAKLNEMTEAFKSVGNMFLHLRAGRKPRDGGEQGSGEPLEEFPVVTSAPEETTAETVDMGSPKISQDSAETDHLLPHDNFMEEEELRPHVFTESSWHVPKVTMETTVEDLDRQESLTTQSPAAPPSKPVTVKFDIDSRKELFSPSPSAHEFQGRDPTAWAMPDNYDYLTPYDDTVSSPSDEYSTTAETYEDELTTTPPPRPFQPRFPSPFNPTKEEGPRVGISSNGADCRLGYVRINGTCRSQCDTLPSYCFNGGQCYVLDGIGVFCRCNIQDYMWHKGARCESVITEFQVMCIAIGASALTVLLLFMIIVCFAKKLHVLKTENNKLRKRSKYRPSSEQHNDNFSLSTIAEGSHPNVRKLCDTPPVLPHARALAYYDNIICQKTMSRYTWECKTKEESGCEDDPNAQNKLEDPVKAPPPKEDESLNIQNSLTPKHENHKMLGEENSSEVNSLQNNMM
- the cspg5a gene encoding chondroitin sulfate proteoglycan 5 isoform X3, which encodes MGSWSGCCGRVAAVAALCALLAAAHANSVMENGTESASASAMNRTSLLAEVEEAKLNEMTEAFKSVGNMFLHLRAGRKPRDGGEQGSGEPLEEFPVVTSAPEETTAETVDMGSPKISQDSAETDHLLPHDNFMEEEELRPHVFTESSWHVPKVTMETTVEDLDRQESLTTQSPAAPPSKPVTVKFDIDSRKELFSPSPSAHEFQGRDPTAWAMPDNYDYLTPYDDTVSSPSDEYSTTAETYEDELTTTPPPRPFQPRFPSPFNPTKEEGPRVGISSNGADCRLGYVRINGTCRSQCDTLPSYCFNGGQCYVLDGIGVFCRCNIQDYMWHKGARCESVITEFQVMCIAIGASALTVLLLFMIIVCFAKKLHVLKTENNKLRKRSSKYRPSSEQHNDNFSLSTIAEGSHPNVRKLCDTPPVLPHARALAYYDNIICQDDPNAQNKLEDPVKAPPPKEDESLNIQNSLTPKHENHKMLGEENSSEVNSLQNNMM